One Hevea brasiliensis isolate MT/VB/25A 57/8 chromosome 5, ASM3005281v1, whole genome shotgun sequence genomic region harbors:
- the LOC110636291 gene encoding ras-related protein RABA4d encodes MTNYVDFNQRIDYVFKVVLIGDSAVGKSQLLARFARNEFCVESKATIGVEFQTKTLSIDNKTVKAQIWDTAGQERYRAVTSAYYRGAVGAMLVYDMTKRQSFDHMVRWLEELRGHADKNIVVMLIGNKCDLGSLRAVPVEDAQEFAQRENLFFMETSALEATNVETAFLTVLTEIYRVISKKTLTANDELDANGTSGLLKGTRIIVPSQDHQNIGKRGGCCMSS; translated from the exons ATGACCAATTATGTAGATTTCAATCAGAGGATAGACTATGTATTTAAGGTTGTATTGATTGGAGATTCTGCGGTTGGGAAATCTCAGCTCCTGGCAAGGTTTGCAAGAAATGAATTTTGTGTGGAGTCAAAAGCCACCATTGGGGTCGAATTCCAGACAAAAACTCTTTCTATTGATAATAAAACTGTCAAGGCACAAATTTGGGACACTGCTGGCCAAGAAAG GTATAGGGCAGTGACAAGTGCATACTATCGAGGAGCAGTAGGTGCAATGCTAGTTTATGACATGACCAAGCGCCAATCATTCGATCATATGGTGAGATGGCTAGAGGAATTGAGGGGTCATGCTGACAAGAACATTGTAGTAATGCTCATTGGAAACAAGTGTGACTTGGGAAGTCTTCGAGCAGTGCCAGTAGAAGATGCCCAGGAGTTTGCCCAAAGAGAGAATCTGTTCTTTATGGAGACATCAGCTCTTGAGGCAACAAATGTTGAAACTGCTTTCTTGACAGTACTAACAGAGATATATCGAGTTATTAGCAAGAAAACTCTTACCGCCAATGATGAGCTAGATGCTAATGGGACTTCAGGCCTTTTAAAGGGAACCAGGATCATAGTTCCAAGCCAGGATCATCAAAACATTGGAAAAAGAGGTGGTTGTTGCATGTCTTCCTAA